A window of Methanolobus sediminis contains these coding sequences:
- the flaJ gene encoding archaellar assembly protein FlaJ: MSYDKAFKNIGMEPKAYFRKFALPIIAFGFFFAILLLLLLPTIFVGTARYIPYLIPIICIVFAFSYPLSILAGKASRIDNNMHYYITQMGSIATAETPRIDIVRIVSENEDYQELATETKKIYDLVTVWHMSLADACRFISKRTPSVIFEDFLDRFAHALQSGEDVKTFLFAEQNVVMNEYEAMYNGALYVVEIIKELFVSLVMSLIFMASFAVIMPVITGMNAELLMGIVVVIFLVTDLVMVMFTKSKIPKDPAWSQSTNMTENKLKLYRSIPVSIAGCIVVLIAVVLYGKIETSIAVAMVLTPLVYTGHVSRKIEKSIRRKDENFPAFIRSLGSSAGARGGVIDDALRALRAHDFGPLTTDVNNLYKMLVTRINKFDSWDYFASNTGSNLIQRFSGMFVQSTNLGGQPEVIGDIIATNFHRIVTLRKKRSQSAGSLVGVLYGLTGGIGFTMYISLGVVGLMQNMFSAVEMPAGMSMGMVLYTNIGSLTTLSNMVLAIMIGHSLMSAILIRIVDGGHMLSATIDFVIMVWISGASAVVTMAAVSSLLGIA; this comes from the coding sequence GTGAGCTATGATAAAGCATTCAAGAATATTGGTATGGAGCCCAAGGCCTATTTCAGAAAATTTGCTTTACCTATCATAGCTTTTGGATTTTTTTTCGCAATCCTTCTTCTTTTATTGCTCCCAACGATATTTGTGGGAACTGCCAGATATATCCCTTATTTGATACCCATTATCTGTATTGTATTTGCATTTTCTTACCCTCTTTCGATTCTGGCTGGCAAAGCTTCGCGAATAGACAATAATATGCACTATTACATCACTCAGATGGGTTCCATTGCAACGGCAGAAACTCCGAGGATAGATATTGTACGTATTGTTTCGGAAAATGAGGATTATCAGGAGCTTGCAACGGAAACAAAGAAAATATACGACCTTGTGACGGTATGGCACATGAGTCTGGCAGATGCATGTCGTTTCATTTCCAAAAGGACTCCTTCTGTAATATTCGAGGATTTCCTGGATAGATTTGCACATGCTCTCCAGTCAGGAGAAGATGTAAAGACTTTCCTTTTCGCAGAACAGAACGTTGTGATGAACGAGTATGAGGCCATGTACAACGGTGCACTCTATGTTGTTGAGATCATCAAGGAACTTTTTGTATCTCTGGTTATGTCACTGATTTTCATGGCTTCATTTGCTGTAATCATGCCTGTTATTACCGGTATGAATGCAGAACTACTCATGGGTATTGTGGTAGTCATTTTCCTTGTAACTGATCTTGTAATGGTGATGTTCACAAAGAGCAAGATCCCAAAAGATCCGGCATGGAGCCAGTCAACGAATATGACTGAGAACAAACTGAAACTATATCGTTCAATACCAGTATCAATTGCAGGATGTATTGTTGTTTTAATTGCTGTAGTCCTTTATGGTAAAATAGAAACAAGTATTGCAGTTGCCATGGTGCTAACGCCTCTTGTCTACACCGGTCATGTTTCAAGAAAGATCGAAAAGAGTATCAGGAGAAAAGATGAGAATTTTCCTGCTTTCATTCGTTCTCTTGGAAGTTCTGCCGGTGCCAGGGGTGGTGTCATTGATGATGCTCTTAGAGCTTTGAGGGCGCATGACTTCGGACCGCTGACAACTGATGTGAACAATCTCTATAAGATGCTTGTTACCAGGATTAACAAGTTCGATTCCTGGGATTATTTTGCCTCAAATACCGGAAGCAATCTTATCCAGCGTTTTTCCGGAATGTTCGTTCAATCTACAAATCTCGGTGGTCAGCCAGAGGTCATAGGTGACATTATTGCTACGAATTTCCACAGGATAGTAACTCTCAGAAAGAAAAGGTCGCAGTCTGCCGGAAGTCTTGTGGGTGTTTTGTATGGTCTGACGGGGGGTATTGGTTTTACCATGTATATTTCCCTTGGTGTAGTGGGACTTATGCAGAATATGTTCTCCGCAGTGGAAATGCCTGCCGGGATGTCCATGGGAATGGTTCTCTACACTAATATAGGGAGCTTAACCACACTTTCAAACATGGTTCTGGCGATCATGATCGGTCATTCACTGATGTCAGCTATCCTGATCCGTATTGTGGATGGTGGACATATGCTCAGTGCTACAATTGATTTTGTGATCATGGTATGGATATCCGGTGCAAGTGCTGTGGTGACCATGGCAGCAGTGTCATCACTACTGGGCATTGCCTGA
- a CDS encoding 3-isopropylmalate dehydratase small subunit, translating to MLDNIIKGKAWIFGNDIDTDVIIPGKYLRTKDMQVFADHAMEGIDPDFSKKVQKGDIIVANDNFGCGSSREQAALALKYAGVGCVVAKSFGRIFFRNAINVGLPLMEADVECNEGDEVEIDLLQGTVNVNGKVFQGNKLPDFLLEMLTDGGLVAHRKAQKNKQ from the coding sequence ATATTGGACAATATAATCAAGGGAAAAGCATGGATATTCGGTAACGATATCGATACAGATGTAATAATTCCCGGAAAATACCTGCGCACAAAAGATATGCAGGTCTTTGCAGATCATGCTATGGAAGGAATTGATCCCGATTTTTCAAAGAAAGTGCAGAAAGGCGACATCATTGTTGCCAATGATAATTTTGGTTGCGGATCATCCAGAGAGCAAGCTGCACTTGCACTTAAATATGCAGGTGTTGGATGTGTGGTCGCTAAATCGTTCGGCAGGATATTTTTCAGAAATGCCATCAATGTAGGGCTGCCATTAATGGAAGCGGACGTTGAGTGTAATGAAGGAGACGAAGTTGAGATTGACCTGCTTCAGGGAACGGTGAACGTCAATGGGAAAGTTTTCCAGGGCAACAAGCTTCCTGATTTCCTGCTGGAAATGCTTACTGATGGTGGCCTTGTAGCACACAGAAAAGCGCAGAAGAACAAACAGTAA
- a CDS encoding isocitrate/isopropylmalate dehydrogenase family protein, with translation MKLAVIEGDGVGKEVIPAALEVLDAFELDVEKVPLELGYDRWERTGTAITDDDIDILKECDCVIFGAVTTPPDPNYKSVLLTIRKELDMYANVRPIRPLPSVKGIHDRTDFNYIIVRENTEGLYSGIEEIGEDVSTTKRVITRKGSKRIADYASKLAGSRTNKLTIVHKSNVMKSDKLFLDVCRQSATDAGVTHSDELVDSFAYNLIRNPWNYDVIVTTNLFGDILSDMSGALVGGLGLLPSANIGEKYAFFEPVHGSAPDIAGRNIANPLATVLSLKMLLEWHGDIAEAAILEEAIDSSLNLGICTPDLGGKSSTSEVGEFLANHIKTRVK, from the coding sequence ATGAAACTTGCAGTAATAGAAGGCGACGGAGTTGGGAAAGAAGTAATTCCTGCAGCACTCGAAGTTCTTGACGCATTTGAACTTGACGTGGAAAAAGTTCCTCTGGAACTTGGATATGACAGATGGGAACGCACTGGTACTGCTATTACGGATGATGATATAGATATATTGAAAGAGTGTGATTGCGTAATTTTTGGTGCAGTGACAACACCTCCTGATCCGAATTACAAAAGTGTTCTCCTGACAATCCGCAAGGAGCTCGATATGTATGCAAATGTCCGTCCAATACGTCCTCTTCCTTCAGTGAAGGGAATTCATGACAGAACAGATTTCAATTACATAATAGTGAGAGAAAATACAGAAGGACTGTATTCCGGAATAGAAGAGATCGGTGAAGATGTTTCTACCACAAAAAGAGTGATCACAAGAAAAGGATCAAAGAGAATTGCAGATTATGCGAGCAAACTAGCCGGGAGCAGGACTAACAAACTGACAATTGTCCACAAATCCAATGTAATGAAATCCGACAAATTATTCCTTGACGTTTGCCGCCAGTCTGCGACGGATGCAGGAGTTACACACAGTGACGAACTGGTGGATTCTTTTGCTTACAATCTGATAAGAAATCCGTGGAACTATGATGTAATAGTTACAACAAATCTGTTCGGAGATATTCTCAGCGATATGTCAGGAGCACTTGTAGGAGGACTTGGTCTTTTGCCAAGTGCCAATATAGGGGAAAAATATGCATTCTTTGAACCGGTCCATGGTAGCGCACCGGATATTGCGGGCAGAAACATTGCAAACCCACTTGCTACAGTACTCAGTCTCAAAATGCTTCTTGAATGGCATGGAGATATAGCTGAAGCTGCAATCCTTGAAGAAGCTATAGATTCATCCCTTAATCTTGGCATCTGCACCCCTGACCTTGGAGGGAAGAGCAGTACATCCGAAGTTGGCGAGTTCTTAGCAAATCACATCAAAACAAGGGTAAAATAA
- a CDS encoding DUF7714 family protein yields MIFPDEYKYVGHSKEIPAGEDRRIYFLTKYLIVENCETGNYSLFEVEHQGDGLLRDATSLKELASGEEIINYEKELNIKDRALLIDIAAEICKGKVNTVIFTGIDKHLTFVHKPDTSEIIEIEIVDVFPPEPSWLASVVRRIEQSGVWGDLSIRFSENLTDLRQFEGKNTVFPCSSSGLKGKCLDCDVIEEDGALLVGCEISKSLFESRFPGIEYSFVNICPFKSDIFKPTKVFITRCCRAEKSGIVTIGGIRGAVVHWGASEFDVTMAIRNLVQELRLSGKKDNL; encoded by the coding sequence ATGATATTTCCAGATGAATACAAATACGTCGGGCACAGCAAAGAGATACCTGCCGGTGAAGACAGGCGGATCTACTTTCTCACTAAATACCTGATAGTAGAAAACTGTGAAACCGGCAACTATTCTCTTTTTGAGGTGGAACATCAGGGAGATGGACTTCTCAGGGATGCTACCAGTCTTAAGGAACTTGCTTCAGGTGAAGAGATTATTAACTATGAAAAGGAGCTGAATATCAAAGACAGGGCACTTCTCATAGACATAGCGGCTGAAATATGCAAAGGTAAAGTCAACACTGTAATATTCACAGGCATAGACAAACACCTGACATTCGTGCATAAACCTGACACCTCAGAAATCATTGAAATTGAGATTGTGGACGTATTTCCACCTGAGCCTTCATGGCTTGCAAGTGTTGTCCGCAGGATTGAGCAAAGCGGAGTATGGGGAGACTTATCCATAAGGTTCTCAGAGAACCTTACTGACCTGAGACAATTCGAAGGAAAAAATACAGTTTTCCCATGTTCTTCTTCAGGACTTAAGGGTAAATGTCTGGATTGTGATGTTATTGAAGAGGATGGAGCACTGCTTGTTGGTTGCGAGATATCAAAGAGTCTTTTTGAGTCCAGATTCCCGGGAATTGAGTATTCATTTGTTAACATCTGTCCCTTCAAATCAGACATATTCAAGCCCACCAAGGTCTTCATTACAAGATGCTGCCGTGCTGAGAAATCCGGAATTGTCACCATTGGTGGCATAAGAGGAGCAGTTGTACACTGGGGAGCATCAGAATTTGATGTGACCATGGCAATCAGGAATCTTGTCCAGGAGCTAAGGCTTTCAGGTAAGAAAGATAATTTATAA
- a CDS encoding oligosaccharyl transferase, archaeosortase A system-associated, which yields MPTEDQKIKLSDIIPYGMGLLISFLIALYIRTIPKASVFLSNGFVRFGGNDPWYHLRNVESIINNFPNILWFDAYTVYPKGTVQIFAPLYDLFLSAIIWLMGLGNPDQNLINTVCAYYPAFLGAIVVIPTYFAAKWLFNRRIGLLAALMIAIAPGQFLSRSLIGFNDHHIAETLLTTIVAMFMIMALKIAFENPISFEDFKKKNYDAFKLSVPYIVLAGFTLGAYSLAWYGAIFFSFIIGIYITVQHVINHIHKRPTDYLAIIGVIIFSIALIMVLMVPNLSSKDLLIKGLFAGIIVFPLLTIISIELNKRKLNGYYYPLLIAVIALIAIVLSKIFSPSTYALVSSLASYFMRTGGGLTIAEASPLLSSGGVFTLQPLWYNFGTLGYISFIALAILIYKAFTKENTPDKTFLLVWTLMIIWAMLQQNRFAYYYSVNAAILSAWVGIEILNLAGWQSLIDSIKSKTFNAKNIKAMHILSAIFIVLIMIYPSYSLAMQQNQGTGGPNGYWIEATTWLRYNTPDPGLDYYENYEIPADGESYQYPDSAYGVMSWWDYGHWIEVIGHRIPNANPFQQGIGGRTNSIEEENQPGASTFFTASSEEEATKVLEAINPNLDKAGARYIVSDVEMATGKFYAMTAWTLDTDGYYIQVQTDSGYMTVPGQRYYNSMEARLHIFDGNGLKQYRMVHESPISSSTQEAGYKNVYNVLFGGNLAEDYSGYVKIFEYVEGATITGTASAGETVTITNTILTSQMRTFAYTQTTTAGSDGTYSFTVPYSTTGPVEGGTQFDTMPTGSYVVSFGNTTQQVSVSETDVMNGNTLEI from the coding sequence ATGCCCACCGAAGATCAAAAAATAAAGCTCAGCGACATCATACCTTATGGTATGGGATTGCTAATATCATTCCTAATTGCACTATATATAAGAACAATCCCCAAAGCAAGCGTATTCCTTTCAAATGGGTTTGTACGGTTTGGTGGAAATGATCCATGGTATCATCTACGAAACGTGGAATCGATCATTAACAATTTTCCAAATATTCTGTGGTTTGACGCTTACACAGTATATCCAAAAGGAACGGTTCAGATATTTGCACCACTTTATGACTTATTCCTGTCAGCCATTATCTGGTTAATGGGTTTGGGCAACCCTGATCAGAACCTTATCAACACAGTATGTGCATATTATCCGGCATTTCTGGGGGCAATTGTTGTAATACCAACATACTTTGCTGCTAAATGGTTGTTTAATCGCAGAATTGGTCTGCTTGCAGCATTAATGATAGCAATTGCGCCGGGGCAGTTTCTCTCAAGATCATTGATAGGATTCAATGACCACCACATTGCTGAAACCCTGTTGACTACTATTGTAGCCATGTTTATGATAATGGCACTGAAGATTGCTTTTGAAAATCCAATTAGCTTTGAAGACTTCAAGAAAAAGAACTATGATGCTTTTAAATTATCCGTTCCATATATCGTGCTAGCAGGATTTACATTGGGAGCCTATTCACTTGCATGGTATGGAGCCATATTTTTCAGTTTTATAATTGGTATATATATAACAGTCCAACATGTGATAAACCATATACACAAAAGACCTACTGACTATTTGGCAATCATTGGAGTGATAATCTTCAGTATTGCGTTAATAATGGTACTAATGGTACCTAACTTATCTTCAAAAGACCTCCTTATAAAAGGTCTCTTTGCAGGGATTATAGTATTCCCTTTACTCACCATTATCTCTATTGAACTAAATAAAAGGAAACTTAACGGATATTATTACCCGCTTTTGATAGCAGTAATAGCACTAATTGCAATTGTGCTCTCAAAAATATTTTCACCATCTACCTACGCACTTGTTTCCAGTTTGGCCAGTTACTTCATGAGAACCGGCGGTGGCCTGACCATTGCTGAAGCTTCTCCTCTCCTCTCATCGGGCGGAGTGTTTACCCTTCAGCCACTCTGGTACAACTTCGGCACACTTGGCTACATCTCATTCATCGCACTTGCAATATTAATCTATAAAGCATTTACCAAAGAGAATACTCCAGACAAAACATTCCTTTTAGTTTGGACACTCATGATAATCTGGGCTATGCTTCAACAAAACCGTTTTGCATACTATTACTCAGTAAATGCAGCAATTCTCAGCGCATGGGTAGGTATTGAAATTCTGAATCTTGCAGGATGGCAAAGTCTGATAGATAGTATCAAATCAAAAACATTCAATGCTAAAAATATTAAAGCCATGCATATACTCTCAGCTATATTCATAGTTTTGATTATGATATATCCAAGCTATAGTCTTGCAATGCAGCAAAATCAGGGGACAGGAGGTCCAAATGGTTACTGGATTGAAGCAACCACATGGCTAAGATACAACACCCCAGACCCAGGACTTGATTACTATGAGAACTATGAAATACCTGCAGATGGAGAAAGTTATCAATATCCAGATAGTGCATACGGCGTAATGTCCTGGTGGGACTATGGGCATTGGATAGAAGTCATAGGCCATCGAATTCCAAATGCAAACCCATTCCAGCAAGGTATTGGTGGACGTACGAACAGCATTGAAGAAGAAAATCAACCCGGTGCTTCCACATTCTTCACTGCATCATCTGAAGAAGAAGCTACAAAAGTTCTGGAAGCTATTAACCCTAACCTTGATAAAGCAGGAGCACGCTACATAGTATCAGACGTTGAAATGGCAACCGGAAAATTCTACGCCATGACTGCTTGGACATTGGACACTGACGGCTATTACATACAGGTTCAGACAGACTCCGGATACATGACAGTTCCCGGACAGAGATACTATAATTCAATGGAAGCAAGACTTCACATCTTTGACGGGAACGGATTAAAACAATACCGTATGGTTCATGAATCCCCAATATCAAGTAGCACACAGGAAGCAGGATATAAGAATGTCTATAATGTGCTATTTGGAGGAAATCTGGCAGAAGATTACAGCGGATATGTAAAAATCTTTGAATATGTAGAAGGTGCTACGATCACAGGAACAGCCTCTGCTGGTGAAACTGTGACCATTACAAACACTATACTGACAAGCCAGATGAGGACATTCGCATACACACAAACTACAACGGCAGGATCTGACGGAACTTACTCATTCACAGTCCCATATTCAACAACAGGACCTGTTGAAGGAGGAACACAGTTCGACACCATGCCAACCGGATCTTATGTGGTAAGTTTTGGAAACACTACACAGCAGGTTAGTGTCAGTGAAACAGACGTTATGAATGGGAATACACTAGAAATTTAA